AACAACCCCACCCTGAATCTGAATGGGGCCATCAACGTTCACGGCCGGATCGGGTTCCGGTACTTTTTCACTTCCGAATGGGGACTTTCTCTGGCGATGGACTACAGCAACTGGGCCTTTACCCACAGTGCCCCCTACACAGTCCCGGGGAGCAATCCCCAGGTCCAGCTCCAGGAACCCGATTCCACGACAACCTGGTGGGGCCCGGAGGCCGGGCTCACCTTCTTTTTCTGATGCCGGCCTCCTTTCCGGCTTTTCAGGACGGACGGATCAGCGAAATGGATGGCACACAGCAAGCCGACTCCCCGGACGTGGACTCCGCTTCCCCGAAAACAGGAATCCCTTCCAGAGTCTGATACGCCTCCCAGGCCAGACCCTGGGGATCCACAGTCCAGTGCTTGTCGGAGCGGGAATAGCAGCAGGCGGCCTCCCTCTGCTCCAAGACCGGCATCCCCGCGTTGCGAAAGCGGTCCTGAAGGTCTTCCAGCTCCTGTTTGTCCTCCGCCTGGATCCCGAGGTGATCGAGGCCCGTTTTTTTCCCCCGCCGGGAAAGAGCAAAATTGACCCGGGGATCGTCGATCATCCATTTTGCGTAATCTTCCTTCCGGACTGTCGGAGGCTCTCCGAAAATGCCCGAATAAAACTGGATATTCTGTTCCAGATCCTCGACCGAAAGATGCAAATGAAAACGTTTCATGGGACCTCCTGCACTTTTTGGTTCCTGTCCTGGACAACCTCCGGGGAAAGACAGGGTTCACCCGGACTTTCCGCGCAGCAATTTTCCAGCAGGAATCCCGTCAGTTCTGTGACAAGGGATATGTTGGCCCTGTAAATCATGAATCTTCCTTTTCGTTGAACCTCCACCAGTCCGCATTGACAAAGTGTTCTCAGATGAAAGGACAAGGTGGGAGGAGGAATCGACAGGCGAACGGACAACGTCGAGGCATTCATCCCCTGTGATCCCCCCCGGACCAGAAGCCGGAAGATTGCCAGTCGGGATTCCTGTGCCAGAGCATCAAACAGGGAGATGGCTTCTTTGTCGTTCATATTTTTATAGTATTGGAATTATAGAAATAAGTCAACCTTCTGGCCTTCTGGATTGAGCGACAGACTCCCACAAACACAAGCTCCGGAAAACCCTGAAAACAGGAAGAGCGGACCCGCTTCCGACACACCTTCGGAAACAGACCCGCTCTTCCCGCAGAACAACAGAGAATCAGAAAGAAAGCAAAATTATCTGGAAGAACTCTCCTGGACCATCCCGGCTTCGCATGTCGCCAGATTCGACACGGGAGAGCAGGAGGGAGCGGAGCCCCAAACAGAGGTCCCTCCATCCCGGGAAACGGGAAGGGGAGGTTTCGACAACTCCATCTGTCCCATATCCCGATGATTTCCCGCCCATCCGAGAACACCTGTAAAAGGAAAGACAATCGCGACGAACAAGGATACACCCACCATGACTTGCCTGAGAGACATGCCGCCCGACTCACTCCGCCTCACATACATGTTCAATCCCCTTTCCCCTCCGTCCCGGAATCCTTTCCGGTCCGAACCGCTGCCCCACATTCTCCTGAAAACCCCCGACCCTTCCCTCTTTTTCGGATCGTTCACACAATCTCATCATCCTTCCGTTTCCGGGGGGATGAATCCGGTAAAAAAAGAATACACCTTTTATTTTTTAAATCAACAATTTTTTAATTAATAAAAATTATAATTTAACTTATTTACCAAAAATAAAACAAAAAATATAATATTATTTCATTAATTAACTTATGTTTAAATATTAAAACGAAATACTTTTTCCAGAAAAAACAAAAATAAAAAAATTTCTACCCATTCCATTTTTTCTTTAAAAAAGACTATTCCTCTTCATTCCACCCGCGGAATTCAGGCGCACCCGGGACAGACAAACCAGGAAAACTGCCATCGGATGACCATTTGGACTTTCCTGAGCCTTCACCTTCCTTCGTTGGCCGGTTTCCCAGCCTGCCTGTCGCCCAAGATATCGACATATTCTGAAATTTTTTTGGTAAACTGTATTTATAGAAAACCAAATTGAACTTGCTTTTAAAGAATGAGTGCGCATTGCGATCTCCGGTCTTTCGAGGCTGGAAGGTCTCCTCTCCCGGACAGCTCCTGTTGAGCTCCCGGGAACCGTCCTCCAATAACCCGGAAAGACAGAATGACCGACAGCGATCCCCTGAAAGACATCCATCGTCTTCTTCGTCAGTCCGACAGCCTCCTGATCACCGCCGGGGCAGGGATGGGGATTGATTCTGGACTTCCGGATTTTCGTGGAACCCATGGATTCTGGAGAGCTTACCCGGCACTGGGAGAAGCCGGGCTGTCCTTTGAAGAAATGGCGAATCCCCGGGCTTTTCGAGCCAATATCCGACAAGCCTGGGGATTTTATGGTCACCGTCTGAACCTCTATCGGCGCACCGATCCCCACCAGGGCTTTCAGGACCTTCTGGATCTTGGAAAACAGTTTCCGGGAGGTTTTTTCGTTTTTACAAGCAATGTGGACGGACAATTTCAAAAGGCGGGCTTTCCGGACGACCGTATCGTCGAATGCCATGGATCCATTCATTTCCTGCAATGTCTGAACGCCTGCCGTTCCGAAGTCTGGAAGGCCGACAGCTTAACGCCAAGCATTGATGAGTCCTCCTGTCGTCTTCTCTCTGCTCCTCCCTCCTGCGTCTATTGCGTCCGTCCCGCGAGACCGAATGTCTTGATGTTTGGAGACGGGGAATGGGTCGGACAAAGAACCCGTCAGCAAATGCTTGCCTTTCGACAGTGGTTCCGGTCCGTTTCCCGACCGGTTGTCCTGGAAATCGGCGCCGGTGAGTCCGTACCGACAGTCCGGCATTTTGGTGAATCGCTCGGGTGCCCTCTTGTCCGCATCAATCCACGGGAATGGGAGGTCCCGCAAGACAGCAATAAGGTAGGATGGGCGATCGGCGCAAAAGAGGGACTGGGAATTCTCGCGAATACCTATGGGCGAAAAAATCGCTTGCAATAATATGGGAGTCTCTAACGTGCCCCGCCTGATTCTGCTGCCGGAGAAAAGACGGGGGACAGAATCGGTTTCTGTCCCCTGTCACTCAGGATACGCGGGAATGCGTTCCGTCGCAGAAGGGCTTTTTTGAAGACTGCTTGCAGGTGCACCAGGCCACTTTCCGGTCGGATTCGATCTTGACCTCAAGCGGAGCCTTTCCGGTGTGTTTCCGGCTATGAGAGCCGTCGCAAAATGGTTGGCCCTGGGATTCCCCACAGGAGCACCAGTAATATGTACCCGCTTTTTCGTCCCGGACAATCGGGGAAAAACGACCCATCGCTCCTCCTTCTTTGTTCTCGTTCTCTTCCTGCCCAATTCGTCTGGTGGTTCATCAATGCACGGACGGTTCGCGTTTTTCGGCTTTCTCCAGAACCGTCAGGCCCTGTCGAGGTATCGGGCAATCACCCCGTCCAGAGACCATTTTCCGCCCCCGCCCACCAGCAGGGACGCGGCCATCGCAATGACCAGCAGATGGTACTCGAAACCTTCTCCCGCCTGCTTTCCAAACCAGTTCATGAAAAATCCGTTCTGCCAGTGCACCAGATCAATCGCACCCAGCATGATCAGGATATAGCCTGTCGCGACAAAACGGGTCATGAATCCCATCAGCATGGCAACGCTTCCCAGCGATTCACCCAAAATGACAAGCACTGTCAAAAAAACCGGGATGTGAAGGGAATGGGAAAAGAACCCGATCGTCGGTCCCCAGCCAAATCCTCCAAACCACCCCAGAAGTTTCTGGAATCCATGAGGCAACAAGACCGCACCAACTCCGATGCGAATGATCGTGAGCGACAAGAAGTCGTTCGTGGAAAAAAATGCCTTCATCGGCACATCCCCTTCTTTTTGCCTGCCCCTACCCGACAGGGGAACCCGGTTCTTCCTGAAAACTGTCCCGCACTTTCAACAACAACTCTTTCAGCGTCTTCATTTCTGCACCTGTTAATGCTCTCTGGAAAAAAGGTTTCAGATAATCCATGTGTTCCGGAAAGACTTTTCTGAACAGCGCCTCACCCTTGTTCGTCAACCGGATAATCCGGATGCGCCGATCGGAAGGCGAATTGGTCCCGTAGATCAATCCTTTCCTCTCCAGCCTGTCCAGAACCCCGGTTAACGTTCCTTTCGTCACCAGTGTTTTCTCGGACAGCTCCCGGCAGCACATGCCGTCGGTATCCCCCAGGGTGGCAATGACATCGAACTGACCTCCGGTCAATCCCATTTTTTCCGCATGGCGGTCCGACTCCCGGATAAAGGAAAGATAGGCTTCCGCCAGAGGCCTCAGGAGCATCCGGAAGGGTTCTTCTTCCAGATTGACCGGGTCTCTCCTGTCCTCCATACTGATCCCTCCTCCAAAATGTTCTAACTAGAATTAGACTACTTAGTACTATTCTTGTCAAGAGCGGAGAAAGTCCTTGAAGGATGAGAAAAATTTTCCGGGAAGTCTCCAACATCGCTCGATTCCGGAAAGAGCGAAGACAGGGGAAGAAATGTCAGAGAGAAACCGAACGGGAAAGAACCATAAAGCGAAAGAGAAAATCGAAGAGTTCCACATGCTTGAATGCCGCGTCGGGTGATTCGCCCCACACGGTCAGTCCGTGGAGCCGGATCAGAAACCCGGGAAGAAGAAATTCCCGCTTTCGTCGGAAAAACGTTTCCAGATTGGCGGCAATATCCCGGACATCGGGATGATTTGAAAAAACGGGCAAAACCGGGGAGGGCTCCCCTCCTTTCCATCCGAACCCCTTGAGCATTTCCAGAGGCGGGAGTTCGAGGCTGCCTGAACGGGCCCACTCCGACACAACGGTTGCTTCGACCGTATGGACATGATAAACCGCGCGTGCATCCGGACAGTTCCGGTAAATTGACTGGTGAAGGGATATTTCCGCGGAAGGACGATGGGGCAAGCCTGTCGGAAGAACTCCGGAGGAAGGCAGCAGAACGAGGTCAGAAACAGACAATTCCCCCTTGTGTTTTCCGCTGGGGGTGATCCGGAAACCGTCTTCCGTCCGGACGGAAAGATTTCCCGACGTCCCGGCCATCCAGCCGTTTTCGTAAAGTTTATTCGCATGGCGGATCAGCTGGCTTTCAGGCATCAACGGGAAACATCTCCGTGAAGGCCTTCCGGATTTCGATAAAATCTTCAAAAGGCACATAGTCTTTTTTCCGGTCCGTCAGATATCGTGCAAGACGGTCCCGGGCAAAGACAACGGGACAAGTCAGAGCGGCTTCCAGGTCTGTCACCGAATCGCCGATCAGAACCGGAGGGTTGGCACACATCCTTTTTCCGGCCCATTCCAGAATCCGGGGCTTTGAAACCAGTTCGGTCCTGGACTCCCACTCCGAACACACTCTCAGAAATGGGCCGTCTGTGTTCACTTTCAGTCCATAAACGGAATGCACGTCCCTGATCGATGCTCGGAGGGTTTCCCGGACAAAATCTTCCAGTCCGCCTGTTACAACGATCAGGGGAATCTTTCTTCTTTTCAGGTCGCCCAGAAAATCAAGAAACCCTTCCCTCAGGGGAGCGGACTTCATCCTTGCCAGCATTTCCGGATAGTGCCGGCTCTCCACAGATTCAAGAAGCATCCGGACACCGTCTTTCAGGGACAACGTCAGATCGTACATCCGGGGAATCAACTCTTCAGACTTCTCCGGAGTAAACGTCCGGAGAAGTTCCACAAACGTTTCTTCCCGGGTAATCGTTCCATCAAAATCGCAAAAGACCACCGGGTTCATGTTCCCCACTTCCCCACAGCCGCTTTCAGGGGACCTCCGGGAATCGACCCCGGCTCGAAAGACTCCTTGTTTTCCCATCTGTCCAGCGCTTCGAAAAACGCACGAACCCCTGCGGCAGGTCCCATGGGATGGTCCATGATCCCTGTTCCGGCGTTCAGGGCAACATCCGGACCGTAGTCGTCCATCAGTCGGGGAAGGATCCCCGGGTGAATGCCGGCGGAGGGGACTGGAAGAACTCCTCCTTGCCTGAGCTTTCCGACGATTCGACGCTCATTAGAGGAAGAGAAAGGCAATGACCCATAATGCGCAGGATAGAGAACCGCATCGGCACCGGCCCGAACGGGAAGGGTCCCCAGAACGATCCCCCAGTCCAGACCGTGATCCGAGGCTCCCGAATAGGCACCGGCAAAAGCCGGGTGGACAAACAGGGGAACCCCGACCTCCGGATCGGACGCCAGCTCCTCCAGAAGCGCATAGCCATAGGCAGGAGCACTGAGGAGCAGGGCATTTGCTCCCTCTTTCACCAACAAACGGGCTTTTTCATGCAATCCTGCGCCAGACCCTGAGAGATTGACCGCATAAAGCATGGCCCCCTGGCCCGGCCGTTTCTGTCGGGCCTTCTCCAGAACGGGGCGACACGCCCGGATCCGGTCGAGAGCCGTGCACCCTGGCAAGTCCGGCATGATCTCGTCATCCTTGATGATGTCGAGCCCCGCTTCCGCGGTCTCTCCTAAAATCTTTGCCAGATCGGACGGAGAGAGTCCCAGGGAAGGCTTGAAGATTCCCATGAAAAGAGGACGGCCCCGGACACCTGTTCTCTGACGGATCCCCTGGATTCCGAAGCGGGGCGGCAGACCCCATTCTTCCGGGAGACGCACATCCACGATGCGGGAACGGCCGGACAGGGAGTATTTTCCATAGATCATTGTCAGAAGAGCACCGACTCCGTCGGGAACATTCAGGGCCGGAAACGCCACATCGGCTTCAAAGCCGCCCTCGACCGACCGGACGTCCTGCACCTTGCCCAGATGACGCCCCAGATCGGCCGACCGGGAGGACCACCTTTCGTCCCATGTCCCGGCCGTCTGTCCCACCGCAATGATCCGGGCCTCCTTCGCAGGATCTGCACCCGGACCAAACCGGTATGTCACA
This genomic interval from Leptospirillum ferriphilum contains the following:
- a CDS encoding ArsI/CadI family heavy metal resistance metalloenzyme, which translates into the protein MKRFHLHLSVEDLEQNIQFYSGIFGEPPTVRKEDYAKWMIDDPRVNFALSRRGKKTGLDHLGIQAEDKQELEDLQDRFRNAGMPVLEQREAACCYSRSDKHWTVDPQGLAWEAYQTLEGIPVFGEAESTSGESACCVPSISLIRPS
- a CDS encoding ArsR/SmtB family transcription factor; translation: MNDKEAISLFDALAQESRLAIFRLLVRGGSQGMNASTLSVRLSIPPPTLSFHLRTLCQCGLVEVQRKGRFMIYRANISLVTELTGFLLENCCAESPGEPCLSPEVVQDRNQKVQEVP
- a CDS encoding SIR2 family NAD-dependent protein deacylase, giving the protein MTDSDPLKDIHRLLRQSDSLLITAGAGMGIDSGLPDFRGTHGFWRAYPALGEAGLSFEEMANPRAFRANIRQAWGFYGHRLNLYRRTDPHQGFQDLLDLGKQFPGGFFVFTSNVDGQFQKAGFPDDRIVECHGSIHFLQCLNACRSEVWKADSLTPSIDESSCRLLSAPPSCVYCVRPARPNVLMFGDGEWVGQRTRQQMLAFRQWFRSVSRPVVLEIGAGESVPTVRHFGESLGCPLVRINPREWEVPQDSNKVGWAIGAKEGLGILANTYGRKNRLQ
- a CDS encoding CDGSH iron-sulfur domain-containing protein, with protein sequence MGRFSPIVRDEKAGTYYWCSCGESQGQPFCDGSHSRKHTGKAPLEVKIESDRKVAWCTCKQSSKKPFCDGTHSRVS
- a CDS encoding DoxX family protein; this translates as MKAFFSTNDFLSLTIIRIGVGAVLLPHGFQKLLGWFGGFGWGPTIGFFSHSLHIPVFLTVLVILGESLGSVAMLMGFMTRFVATGYILIMLGAIDLVHWQNGFFMNWFGKQAGEGFEYHLLVIAMAASLLVGGGGKWSLDGVIARYLDRA
- a CDS encoding MarR family winged helix-turn-helix transcriptional regulator — its product is MEDRRDPVNLEEEPFRMLLRPLAEAYLSFIRESDRHAEKMGLTGGQFDVIATLGDTDGMCCRELSEKTLVTKGTLTGVLDRLERKGLIYGTNSPSDRRIRIIRLTNKGEALFRKVFPEHMDYLKPFFQRALTGAEMKTLKELLLKVRDSFQEEPGSPVG
- the mtnB gene encoding methylthioribulose 1-phosphate dehydratase, which produces MPESQLIRHANKLYENGWMAGTSGNLSVRTEDGFRITPSGKHKGELSVSDLVLLPSSGVLPTGLPHRPSAEISLHQSIYRNCPDARAVYHVHTVEATVVSEWARSGSLELPPLEMLKGFGWKGGEPSPVLPVFSNHPDVRDIAANLETFFRRKREFLLPGFLIRLHGLTVWGESPDAAFKHVELFDFLFRFMVLSRSVSL
- a CDS encoding HAD-IB family phosphatase, coding for MNPVVFCDFDGTITREETFVELLRTFTPEKSEELIPRMYDLTLSLKDGVRMLLESVESRHYPEMLARMKSAPLREGFLDFLGDLKRRKIPLIVVTGGLEDFVRETLRASIRDVHSVYGLKVNTDGPFLRVCSEWESRTELVSKPRILEWAGKRMCANPPVLIGDSVTDLEAALTCPVVFARDRLARYLTDRKKDYVPFEDFIEIRKAFTEMFPVDA
- a CDS encoding 2,3-diketo-5-methylthiopentyl-1-phosphate enolase, which produces MEEIVVTYRFGPGADPAKEARIIAVGQTAGTWDERWSSRSADLGRHLGKVQDVRSVEGGFEADVAFPALNVPDGVGALLTMIYGKYSLSGRSRIVDVRLPEEWGLPPRFGIQGIRQRTGVRGRPLFMGIFKPSLGLSPSDLAKILGETAEAGLDIIKDDEIMPDLPGCTALDRIRACRPVLEKARQKRPGQGAMLYAVNLSGSGAGLHEKARLLVKEGANALLLSAPAYGYALLEELASDPEVGVPLFVHPAFAGAYSGASDHGLDWGIVLGTLPVRAGADAVLYPAHYGSLPFSSSNERRIVGKLRQGGVLPVPSAGIHPGILPRLMDDYGPDVALNAGTGIMDHPMGPAAGVRAFFEALDRWENKESFEPGSIPGGPLKAAVGKWGT